One segment of Sporanaerobacter acetigenes DSM 13106 DNA contains the following:
- a CDS encoding Ger(x)C family spore germination protein — MKKNLALLILSIFWIPIFSGCWGANELDTLGIVTATGLDIENDEIVATFEVIKLNPSSKSSSPSGPENAKYIQARGKTIFEAARNASLKFDRRIYLSHDQVYVFGEEFAKKGLTDYMDFLQRDHECRETAYLLVSKGSKAYEVMGISSGAEDLQGIYIGDMMKNSENTSKAIAVNISEYFRNYYDAGIQPVLGIVEKKEKKHEKDMELKNKDKYEISVEGSAMFNREKLVGYLNGEETRGYNFVRDKVDNATIEFSTVSLDIDSISVPTPKAGGTIDNKDSQIKEYTVVEIIKSKTKNEVEIQDGKIVLKTNVKIRGTIGEELGNIDTSQEKVADAIEEACSKEIKRQIEKAILKAQKEYKVDIFGYGTLFHIKYPKEWEKIKDNWNDMFSEAEFKVDVNTEIIRTGLVNTPSNKVKGE; from the coding sequence ATGAAAAAAAACTTAGCATTACTTATCTTAAGTATATTTTGGATACCAATTTTTTCAGGATGTTGGGGTGCCAATGAACTAGATACCCTTGGAATAGTTACAGCAACTGGACTTGATATAGAAAACGATGAAATAGTAGCTACTTTTGAAGTGATTAAGCTAAATCCTTCTTCAAAGTCTTCAAGCCCGAGTGGTCCTGAAAATGCAAAATATATTCAGGCTAGGGGTAAGACTATATTTGAAGCTGCTAGAAATGCAAGCTTAAAATTTGATCGAAGAATATATTTGTCTCACGATCAAGTATATGTTTTTGGCGAGGAGTTTGCCAAAAAAGGATTGACAGATTATATGGATTTTTTACAAAGAGATCATGAGTGTAGAGAAACTGCATACTTGTTGGTAAGCAAAGGAAGCAAGGCTTATGAGGTAATGGGAATTTCTTCAGGGGCAGAAGATTTACAGGGAATATATATTGGAGACATGATGAAAAATAGCGAAAACACTTCTAAAGCAATAGCTGTTAATATATCAGAGTACTTTAGAAATTATTATGATGCTGGGATACAGCCAGTCCTCGGAATAGTTGAAAAAAAGGAAAAAAAACATGAAAAAGATATGGAATTGAAAAATAAAGATAAATATGAAATTTCAGTGGAAGGATCAGCAATGTTTAATAGAGAAAAACTTGTTGGATATTTAAATGGAGAAGAGACTAGAGGATATAACTTTGTTAGAGACAAAGTAGATAATGCAACGATAGAATTTTCAACCGTTTCACTGGACATAGACTCGATTTCAGTTCCTACGCCTAAAGCAGGAGGTACAATTGATAATAAAGATTCACAAATAAAAGAATATACTGTGGTTGAAATAATAAAAAGTAAGACGAAGAACGAAGTGGAAATACAAGATGGGAAAATAGTATTGAAAACAAATGTTAAGATTAGAGGAACGATTGGTGAAGAATTAGGTAATATAGATACATCTCAAGAGAAAGTTGCGGATGCAATAGAAGAAGCTTGTTCAAAAGAAATAAAGAGACAAATTGAAAAGGCAATTTTAAAGGCACAAAAAGAATATAAGGTAGATATATTTGGATATGGGACATTATTTCATATCAAATACCCAAAAGAATGGGAAAAGATAAAAGATAATTGGAATGATATGTTTTCAGAAGCAGAGTTTAAAGTAGATGTAAATACAGAAATAATAAGAACTGGCCTTGTGAATACACCTTCCAATAAGGTAAAAGGAGAATAG
- a CDS encoding GerAB/ArcD/ProY family transporter, which yields MNKSEKISSYQVILLIIIYRLVIAFSFLPAANIPPGNQDTWIVVFLSIPYTILFCFPILFLSNRFNDYTLIEYMEIIFGKYLGKIIGLIYTLVLLSFSIANVSVLTEILSSTMFSSMPTIVTISIMLITCSYVSYKGLEPIARGAEIFVPFILAVIFIFPILGIKNLDFKVFLPILKDSSFRELNKGAIEIAMKFADILILAMIVPNLEKREELNNIFMKSLFYSVFMSNFVLIISQAALGIEQTKHSNFPFFTFARLINVFNFIQRVESIYVVSWITANVGKISGYLYFSTVSLAQILNKKDNKKYIIPMTIVIAIISIIYKNRSSVVGTKDPFQKILLIITLISVVITPSIALLVYFIRRKKLKEVNMK from the coding sequence ATGAATAAATCAGAGAAAATTTCATCATATCAAGTTATATTATTGATAATAATATACAGATTAGTAATTGCTTTTTCATTTTTGCCAGCAGCTAATATTCCACCAGGAAATCAAGATACTTGGATAGTAGTATTTCTATCAATTCCCTATACCATATTGTTTTGTTTTCCTATACTTTTTTTATCTAATAGATTTAATGACTATACATTGATTGAATATATGGAAATAATATTTGGGAAATATTTGGGGAAAATTATAGGACTAATTTATACATTAGTATTATTAAGTTTTTCTATTGCAAATGTTTCTGTACTTACAGAAATACTTAGTTCAACTATGTTTTCAAGTATGCCTACGATTGTCACCATATCAATTATGCTGATAACTTGCTCTTATGTTTCTTATAAGGGGCTAGAACCAATAGCTAGAGGAGCAGAAATATTTGTACCTTTTATACTAGCAGTTATATTTATTTTTCCTATATTGGGTATAAAAAATTTGGATTTTAAAGTATTTTTGCCCATACTAAAAGATTCAAGTTTTAGAGAATTAAATAAAGGTGCTATAGAAATTGCGATGAAATTTGCAGACATACTTATTCTTGCTATGATTGTTCCAAATTTAGAAAAAAGGGAAGAACTAAATAATATTTTTATGAAGAGCTTATTTTATAGTGTATTTATGTCTAATTTTGTACTTATCATAAGTCAAGCTGCTTTAGGAATAGAACAAACAAAGCATTCTAACTTTCCATTTTTTACATTTGCAAGATTGATAAATGTATTTAACTTTATACAGAGAGTAGAATCAATTTATGTAGTTTCATGGATTACTGCAAATGTTGGGAAAATAAGTGGATATTTATATTTCTCAACAGTGTCTTTAGCACAAATATTAAACAAAAAAGACAATAAAAAATATATAATCCCTATGACAATAGTAATAGCTATTATTTCTATAATATATAAGAATAGAAGTTCTGTAGTGGGAACAAAAGACCCATTTCAAAAAATTCTCTTAATAATTACACTGATTTCAGTTGTCATTACACCTTCTATTGCACTTCTGGTTTATTTTATTAGAAGAAAAAAGTTAAAAGAAGTAAACATGAAATGA
- a CDS encoding ATP-binding protein: MEYDGFDRIIDTHIKNIRRKIEDNPKNPKYITDIAHELRTPLTTLRTHVEAFIDEVWEPDKGHLLILHEEINHLEQLIQNLREVSKLEETELILNKSYFNISNEIQKIVQSFIPLFKKDNYEINFKIEPDISVLMDKDKYRQIMYNLISNAHNFLNKNGKISVDLSKQANNIIIHIEDNGIGISKNDLPHIFERYFRSKTSINKQTKGSGLGLSIVKSLVETHNGTINVKSTLGKGTIFTIVFRLE; this comes from the coding sequence ATAGAATATGATGGATTTGATAGAATTATTGATACACATATAAAAAATATAAGACGAAAAATTGAAGATAACCCAAAAAACCCAAAATACATTACAGACATTGCCCATGAACTTCGTACTCCTTTGACTACACTGCGAACTCATGTAGAAGCATTTATAGACGAAGTTTGGGAACCAGATAAAGGACATCTTTTAATACTGCATGAGGAAATAAACCATCTTGAACAACTTATTCAAAATTTAAGAGAAGTATCAAAATTAGAAGAAACTGAACTCATTCTAAATAAATCTTACTTCAACATTTCTAATGAAATACAAAAAATAGTACAATCTTTCATACCACTATTTAAAAAAGATAATTATGAAATTAATTTTAAAATTGAACCTGATATAAGTGTGCTTATGGACAAAGACAAATATAGACAAATAATGTACAATTTAATCTCAAATGCTCACAATTTTTTAAATAAAAATGGTAAAATTTCTGTAGATTTAAGCAAACAAGCAAATAATATAATTATCCATATAGAAGATAACGGTATTGGGATAAGTAAAAACGACCTTCCCCACATCTTTGAAAGATATTTTAGAAGTAAAACTTCTATAAATAAACAAACTAAAGGATCTGGATTAGGCTTATCTATTGTAAAATCTCTAGTTGAAACTCATAATGGTACTATTAATGTAAAAAGCACTTTAGGTAAGGGAACAATATTTACAATTGTATTTCGACTAGAATAA
- a CDS encoding D-alanine--D-alanine ligase family protein yields the protein MKVAIVTDKPRAKYLPTEEGLLEDKQKKKTVAELKQVLSKKYDCIDLVLDDNIVGKLRREKVDLVFNLCNGIQGESRISQLPAILEYAGIPYTSSSPLGHGLAYNKIYSCKIFKQSDISTPDFTYVYNIKELKNMNLKFPVLVKPKDEGSSRGIDEGSLVFDVSSLKSKVQKELRVYNPPIMLTEYIEGREFTVGVVGNGEDTSVLPILEIDFSKIPAHLSKFYSFEVKSHYADKTIYHVPARLDQNTKELIEKTAIKAYNSLGMRDYARVDFRLKDGVPYVLEVNSLPGLKRGHSDICKMAEACEIGYDGLILKIVESAMKRYLSHYELEDESV from the coding sequence ATGAAAGTAGCTATTGTCACTGATAAGCCAAGGGCAAAATATTTACCTACAGAAGAAGGATTGTTAGAAGACAAACAAAAGAAAAAAACTGTAGCGGAATTAAAACAAGTACTTTCTAAAAAATATGATTGTATTGATTTAGTACTAGATGACAATATAGTTGGCAAACTGCGAAGGGAGAAAGTTGATTTAGTATTTAATTTATGTAATGGTATTCAAGGAGAATCAAGAATTTCACAACTTCCTGCCATATTAGAATATGCAGGAATTCCTTATACGAGTTCATCACCTTTAGGTCATGGATTGGCCTACAACAAAATCTATTCATGTAAAATATTTAAACAATCCGATATTTCCACACCTGATTTTACTTATGTATATAATATAAAAGAACTTAAAAATATGAATCTTAAATTTCCTGTTTTAGTGAAACCCAAAGATGAGGGTTCAAGTAGAGGTATAGATGAAGGAAGTTTAGTGTTTGATGTGAGTTCTTTAAAGTCTAAAGTTCAAAAAGAGTTAAGAGTTTATAACCCTCCAATAATGCTTACGGAGTATATAGAAGGAAGAGAATTTACAGTAGGAGTTGTAGGGAATGGGGAAGATACTTCTGTTCTTCCTATTCTAGAGATAGATTTTTCAAAAATACCTGCTCATTTAAGTAAGTTTTACAGTTTTGAGGTGAAGTCTCATTATGCAGATAAGACTATCTATCATGTGCCAGCAAGATTAGATCAAAACACGAAAGAACTTATAGAGAAAACGGCTATTAAAGCTTATAATTCTTTGGGTATGAGAGATTATGCCAGAGTTGACTTTAGACTAAAAGATGGGGTTCCTTATGTTCTTGAAGTAAATTCATTGCCAGGATTAAAGAGGGGACATAGTGATATTTGTAAGATGGCAGAAGCATGTGAAATAGGATATGATGGGCTGATATTGAAAATTGTTGAAAGTGCCATGAAAAGATATTTATCTCATTATGAATTGGAAGATGAAAGTGTATAG
- a CDS encoding GDSL-type esterase/lipase family protein has product MTKRRRKRRKKIIPNKKRFTLSLIVIAGVVFILSQSIKAIQNKDKKEATIIEKNNIACSVPEFLENIPEYSKENSMKEDNIKEEKSSNKEKIEQVKDNSDIELNNEDKVVPIEIDDKNKSYSEIFKDDLFVGDSITDSLSFYEILEERNVIAKLGFTVVQGEKEINKIKKANPSNIYLLFGMNDVLMGIDGQKFAENYAEFVHKIQDELPDANIYVQSVIPVSPNVKQKKPLLNNANIDKFNETLMQMCKDENINYIDLVPLLENDSELYEPDGIHLKYKFYKLWLNYLIDNTKQ; this is encoded by the coding sequence ATGACAAAAAGGAGAAGAAAGAGAAGAAAAAAAATCATACCAAATAAGAAGAGATTTACATTATCCCTAATTGTAATTGCTGGAGTTGTATTTATTTTAAGTCAATCAATAAAAGCAATACAAAATAAAGATAAGAAGGAAGCTACTATTATAGAAAAAAACAATATAGCTTGTTCTGTACCAGAATTTCTAGAAAATATACCTGAGTATTCTAAAGAAAATAGTATGAAAGAAGATAATATAAAAGAAGAAAAATCAAGTAATAAAGAAAAAATAGAACAAGTAAAAGATAATAGTGATATAGAGCTTAACAATGAGGATAAAGTTGTTCCTATAGAAATAGATGATAAAAACAAAAGTTATAGCGAAATTTTTAAAGACGATCTCTTTGTAGGGGACTCAATTACAGATAGTTTATCTTTCTATGAAATACTTGAAGAAAGAAATGTTATTGCAAAATTGGGATTTACAGTAGTTCAAGGGGAAAAAGAAATAAATAAGATTAAAAAGGCAAACCCTTCCAATATATATTTATTATTTGGGATGAATGATGTATTGATGGGAATAGATGGTCAAAAATTTGCAGAAAATTATGCTGAATTTGTACACAAAATTCAAGATGAATTACCAGATGCAAATATTTATGTTCAATCTGTTATACCAGTTTCTCCAAATGTAAAACAAAAAAAGCCTTTACTTAACAATGCTAATATAGATAAATTCAATGAAACCTTAATGCAGATGTGCAAAGATGAAAATATCAATTATATAGATCTAGTACCACTATTAGAAAACGATAGTGAATTATATGAACCTGATGGAATACATTTAAAATATAAGTTTTATAAATTATGGCTAAATTATCTTATAGATAATACTAAACAATAA
- a CDS encoding DUF4358 domain-containing protein produces the protein MKNFSKGILATTGIIFAMILLLTGCSSDKKAEKEPSIDEIEKNVSETVDLSNMKKVDSHKLEKLYDIHSDELEDFLLYTADTNIKADEMLILKVADEKDISDIQDRISNRIEEQSNSFKDYLPDEYYLIEKHVLKSNGQYILFVISEDAEKIGSIFDESFK, from the coding sequence ATGAAAAACTTCAGTAAAGGTATTTTAGCTACAACAGGCATTATATTTGCAATGATTTTATTATTGACAGGATGCTCTTCAGATAAGAAAGCAGAAAAAGAGCCGTCTATTGATGAAATTGAGAAAAATGTTAGTGAAACTGTAGACTTATCTAATATGAAGAAAGTAGATAGTCATAAATTGGAAAAGCTATATGATATTCATAGCGATGAGTTGGAAGATTTTCTACTATATACTGCAGATACTAATATCAAAGCAGATGAAATGTTGATATTGAAGGTAGCAGATGAAAAGGATATAAGTGATATACAAGATAGAATTTCAAATAGAATAGAAGAACAATCAAATAGTTTTAAAGACTATCTACCAGATGAATATTATCTAATAGAAAAACATGTATTAAAATCAAATGGACAGTATATTTTGTTTGTTATATCAGAAGATGCAGAAAAAATAGGATCTATATTTGATGAGTCCTTTAAATAA
- a CDS encoding MBOAT family O-acyltransferase, producing MLFSTFFDYFNGLFMDKYRDNKKITNLVLINSLVVNLGILCFFKYYGFIITNINNFFSLNLKTLDLPLPLGISFYTFQTLSYTIDVYLDKVPVQKNIISFGTYVTMFPQLVAGPIVRYSDVAWEIDNRKESLGLFGEGAELFVIGLSKKVLLANSIGALWKSVKAIPIENVSILSAWLGIIAFTFQIYFDFSGYSDMAIGLGKMFGFNFMKNFDYPYISKSVTEFWRRWHISLGTWFKEYVYIPLGGNRLGRLKQYRNLFIVWFLTGLWHGANWNFILWGLYYFVFLVIEKTYLNKWLKDKPKFISHIYTLLVVIIGWVFFEFENISEGMKFIQTMFGIGGNPVYDGTALYYLYTNWILFVVLAICSTPLLKKRVHKLKEDINTKESIVYSLIILLLLFLCTAYLVNESYNPFLYFRF from the coding sequence ATGTTGTTTTCTACTTTTTTTGATTATTTTAATGGTCTATTTATGGATAAATATAGAGATAATAAAAAAATTACAAATTTAGTTTTAATAAATTCTTTAGTCGTAAATTTAGGAATACTTTGTTTCTTCAAATATTATGGATTCATAATTACAAATATAAATAATTTTTTTAGCTTGAATTTAAAGACATTAGATTTGCCCCTTCCACTAGGGATATCTTTTTATACATTTCAAACATTATCATATACCATAGATGTATATTTGGACAAAGTTCCTGTTCAAAAAAACATTATTTCTTTTGGCACATATGTGACTATGTTTCCACAACTTGTGGCAGGTCCTATAGTTAGATACAGCGATGTAGCTTGGGAAATTGACAATAGAAAAGAAAGCTTAGGATTGTTTGGAGAAGGAGCGGAACTATTTGTTATAGGATTATCTAAAAAAGTTCTTTTGGCCAATAGTATAGGAGCACTTTGGAAAAGTGTAAAAGCAATTCCCATAGAGAATGTTTCAATTTTATCTGCATGGCTTGGCATAATAGCTTTTACATTTCAGATATATTTTGATTTTAGTGGTTATTCAGATATGGCTATAGGGTTAGGTAAAATGTTTGGATTCAATTTCATGAAGAACTTTGACTATCCTTACATATCTAAAAGTGTAACGGAATTTTGGAGAAGATGGCATATTTCTCTTGGCACTTGGTTTAAAGAATATGTATATATTCCTCTTGGTGGAAATAGATTAGGCCGATTGAAACAGTATAGAAATCTCTTTATAGTATGGTTTCTGACAGGTTTATGGCACGGTGCAAACTGGAACTTCATATTATGGGGATTGTATTACTTTGTATTTTTAGTTATTGAAAAGACTTATTTAAATAAGTGGTTAAAAGATAAACCTAAGTTTATTAGCCACATATATACACTTTTAGTAGTGATAATAGGATGGGTATTTTTTGAATTTGAAAATATAAGTGAGGGTATGAAATTCATCCAAACCATGTTTGGAATTGGAGGAAATCCTGTTTATGATGGGACAGCCCTTTATTATTTATATACAAATTGGATACTCTTTGTCGTTCTTGCAATTTGCTCTACACCGTTGCTTAAAAAAAGAGTACACAAATTAAAAGAAGATATAAATACGAAAGAGTCTATAGTCTATTCATTAATAATTCTATTACTCTTGTTTTTATGTACAGCATATTTAGTAAATGAAAGTTACAACCCATTTTTATATTTTAGATTTTAG
- a CDS encoding DHHW family protein — MKRNRDLYKYMIGGTLIIFIGFMSLIDFFTPKKIFSEMENRRLEEKPEFSMKKLFGGNYTSSYEKYVSDQFPFRNFFIGVKSDCERIAGKVENNEVYLGKDGYLFEKFKTPQREEFEKKIDAINSFAVSNPNVDKYFMLVPNSVKILEDKLPKFAPVDDELALIERVQKSLDKNISFVDVYDTLLSKNHEYIYYKTDHHWTTKGAFYAYEKFCEDVGITPHNEGYFDINEATCEFYGSLYSKSGFRRLSPDSIQLYIPKTKKELEVEYFDEEKIEDTLYDFSGLNKKDKYTIFLGGNHPLIKISSNVNEKKLLIVKDSYANSLIPFLTDHFGQIYVVDLRYFDEDLSSLIEKENIGDVLILFNVKTFFEDDSIRKISW, encoded by the coding sequence TTGAAAAGAAATAGGGATTTATATAAATATATGATAGGAGGAACTTTAATTATATTCATTGGTTTCATGAGCCTTATCGATTTTTTCACTCCTAAAAAAATTTTTTCTGAAATGGAAAATAGAAGGCTTGAAGAGAAACCTGAATTTTCGATGAAAAAGCTTTTTGGAGGAAATTATACATCAAGCTATGAAAAATATGTTTCTGATCAATTCCCTTTTAGAAATTTTTTTATAGGAGTTAAATCAGATTGTGAAAGGATAGCAGGAAAAGTAGAAAACAATGAAGTATACCTTGGCAAGGATGGATACTTGTTTGAAAAATTTAAGACACCTCAAAGGGAAGAATTTGAAAAAAAGATTGATGCAATTAATTCTTTTGCTGTTTCTAATCCCAATGTGGATAAATACTTTATGTTGGTTCCAAATTCAGTGAAAATATTAGAGGATAAACTTCCAAAGTTTGCACCAGTAGATGATGAACTTGCACTTATAGAACGTGTACAAAAGTCTCTTGATAAGAATATAAGTTTTGTAGATGTATATGATACATTACTTTCTAAAAATCATGAATATATTTATTATAAAACTGACCATCATTGGACTACTAAAGGGGCTTTTTATGCTTATGAAAAATTTTGTGAGGATGTAGGTATTACCCCTCATAATGAAGGATATTTTGATATAAATGAAGCAACTTGTGAATTTTATGGTTCCCTATATTCCAAAAGTGGATTTAGACGATTAAGTCCTGATAGTATTCAATTGTATATACCTAAAACAAAGAAAGAATTAGAAGTGGAATATTTTGATGAAGAAAAAATTGAGGATACTTTATATGATTTTAGTGGTTTAAATAAAAAAGATAAATATACTATTTTTTTAGGGGGAAATCATCCACTTATAAAGATAAGCTCTAATGTAAATGAAAAAAAGCTATTGATTGTGAAAGATTCTTATGCCAACAGTTTAATTCCTTTTTTGACTGATCATTTTGGGCAGATATATGTAGTGGACCTTAGATACTTTGATGAAGATTTGAGTAGTTTAATAGAAAAAGAAAATATTGGAGATGTACTCATACTTTTCAATGTGAAAACTTTCTTTGAAGACGATTCGATAAGAAAAATTTCTTGGTAA
- the abc-f gene encoding ribosomal protection-like ABC-F family protein, whose product MIECSVNNITKYYGANKIFENISIELKTNERIGLIGQNGCGKTTLMKILMGMENYQEGNISFRKGVKVGYLDQIFNCEPNTTVIDVLEEAFQNIKDIKREMKFVENQMEKLDGKALDTAIKNYGSLMEKYELQGGYEIETNINKVCQGLKIEDNYRDMTFEQLSGGEKTRVMLGKLLLEQPDILLLDEPTNHLDIDSIEWLENFLQDYKGTVLVISHDRRFLDQVVKKIVELTPKCTSVYDGSYSYYVIEKERRFLLEYTVYENNQKKIEKMESQIQRYRIWGAMRDSEKMYKRAKELEKRLEKVEVLDRPVLENRKIRLSPKNTSRSGKIVLKVDELNKSFGEKKLFTDLSFTVFYQDHLCIIGKNGSGKTTLLKLILGELKPDNGIVSLGASIKIGYLPQNVTFENEKMTLLEYFTDMHTVTEKEARSELAKMLFIKDDVYKKISNLSGGEKSRLKLCSLIYENVNFMILDEPTNHLDIDSREILEETLLNFTGTILFVSHDRYFIQKIANKIMLIENCKGKLYPMPYEDYLEERQKEVLNKPVKKEVKMPKAVQKKIPKKPSNEYKLAKAEKELESLEEKLNFLQEQMTLNNADAEQLYELYKEKEQLENEFEKTFLIWEELQK is encoded by the coding sequence ATGATTGAGTGTAGTGTAAATAATATAACTAAATACTATGGTGCTAATAAAATATTTGAAAATATATCGATTGAATTGAAAACCAACGAACGAATAGGATTGATTGGTCAAAACGGATGCGGAAAAACCACTCTAATGAAAATTTTGATGGGTATGGAAAATTATCAAGAGGGTAATATTAGTTTTAGAAAAGGAGTAAAAGTTGGTTATTTGGATCAAATTTTTAATTGTGAACCAAATACTACGGTTATTGATGTACTTGAAGAAGCCTTTCAAAATATTAAGGATATAAAAAGAGAAATGAAATTTGTAGAAAATCAGATGGAAAAATTAGATGGAAAAGCTTTAGATACAGCTATAAAAAATTATGGATCTCTCATGGAAAAATACGAATTACAAGGGGGATATGAAATTGAAACAAATATCAATAAAGTATGTCAAGGTTTAAAGATAGAAGATAATTATAGAGACATGACCTTTGAACAGTTAAGTGGTGGCGAAAAAACCAGAGTTATGCTGGGAAAGCTCTTGTTAGAACAGCCTGACATTCTTTTGTTAGATGAGCCAACTAATCATTTGGATATTGATTCTATAGAGTGGTTAGAAAACTTTTTGCAAGATTATAAGGGTACTGTTTTAGTAATATCACATGACCGTCGTTTTTTAGATCAAGTAGTAAAAAAAATTGTAGAATTAACTCCTAAATGTACATCTGTATACGATGGAAGTTATAGTTATTATGTAATAGAGAAGGAAAGACGATTTCTATTAGAATATACGGTCTATGAAAATAATCAAAAGAAAATAGAAAAAATGGAAAGTCAAATTCAACGTTATCGTATATGGGGAGCTATGAGAGATAGCGAAAAAATGTACAAACGTGCCAAAGAACTTGAAAAACGTTTAGAAAAAGTAGAAGTATTAGATCGACCTGTTTTGGAAAATCGAAAAATTAGATTATCTCCTAAAAATACTAGCCGTTCAGGCAAAATTGTCCTTAAAGTTGATGAATTAAATAAATCTTTTGGAGAGAAAAAATTGTTTACAGATTTATCCTTCACAGTATTTTATCAAGATCATCTCTGTATAATTGGGAAAAACGGCAGTGGAAAAACAACTTTGCTGAAATTGATATTAGGAGAACTTAAACCCGATAATGGAATTGTTTCATTGGGAGCAAGTATTAAGATAGGATATTTACCTCAAAATGTTACCTTTGAAAATGAGAAAATGACTCTATTAGAATATTTTACAGATATGCATACTGTCACTGAAAAAGAAGCAAGGTCTGAATTAGCAAAAATGCTATTTATTAAAGATGATGTGTATAAAAAAATCAGCAATTTATCAGGTGGAGAAAAAAGTCGTCTTAAATTGTGTTCCTTAATTTATGAAAATGTTAATTTCATGATTTTAGATGAGCCAACTAATCATTTAGACATTGATTCAAGAGAAATATTAGAAGAAACATTGCTTAATTTTACAGGAACAATATTATTTGTTTCTCATGACCGATATTTCATACAAAAAATAGCTAACAAAATTATGTTGATAGAAAACTGTAAAGGAAAACTATATCCTATGCCTTATGAAGATTATTTAGAAGAAAGGCAAAAAGAAGTACTAAATAAACCTGTTAAAAAAGAAGTTAAAATGCCTAAAGCAGTTCAAAAGAAAATTCCGAAAAAACCATCTAATGAATATAAATTGGCAAAAGCAGAAAAGGAATTAGAATCGTTAGAAGAAAAATTAAACTTTTTACAAGAACAAATGACTTTAAATAATGCAGATGCAGAACAATTGTACGAACTCTACAAAGAAAAGGAACAACTTGAAAATGAGTTTGAAAAAACATTTCTTATATGGGAAGAGTTGCAAAAATAA
- a CDS encoding ABC transporter ATP-binding protein, which produces MHIVAEDLCKSFKVSKRSPGIANAFKNVFHREYEIINALDKVSFEIEEGELVGYIGPNGAGKSTTVKILSGILTPDSGNCQVLGKVPWKERVQYVENIGVVFGQRTQLWWDLPVIDSFELLRDIYRVPQNDYEKTKDELIERLNLGSFINTPVRQLSLGQKMRCELAASLLHSPPILFLDEPTIGLDAVSKIVVREFIKELNQEKKVTVILTTHDMDDIEALCSRVIVIGKGKILSDGSLNQLRSMVSKERRLIVELENREFGISVEGAHLIKWEGNRAFINFNPQTISPANLISTISNTYEIKDIFIENPPIEETIANLYGELKI; this is translated from the coding sequence GTGCATATTGTGGCCGAAGATTTGTGCAAATCTTTCAAGGTATCAAAAAGAAGTCCTGGTATAGCTAATGCCTTCAAAAATGTTTTCCATAGGGAATATGAAATTATCAATGCTTTGGATAAGGTATCTTTTGAAATTGAAGAAGGAGAGCTAGTAGGTTATATAGGACCAAATGGAGCAGGAAAATCCACGACAGTTAAGATACTAAGTGGAATACTCACTCCAGATTCGGGAAATTGTCAAGTGTTAGGTAAGGTTCCATGGAAAGAAAGGGTGCAGTATGTAGAAAACATTGGAGTAGTATTTGGTCAGAGGACTCAATTGTGGTGGGATTTACCTGTTATAGATTCCTTTGAATTATTGAGAGATATATACAGAGTTCCTCAAAATGATTATGAGAAAACAAAAGATGAACTCATAGAACGGTTGAATCTGGGAAGTTTTATAAATACTCCTGTTAGACAATTGAGTCTTGGACAAAAGATGAGATGTGAATTGGCAGCATCATTGCTCCATTCCCCACCGATATTGTTTTTAGATGAACCAACTATTGGTCTTGATGCAGTATCAAAGATAGTTGTACGAGAATTTATAAAAGAGTTGAATCAAGAAAAAAAAGTCACGGTCATTCTTACTACTCATGACATGGATGATATTGAAGCACTGTGTAGTAGAGTCATTGTTATTGGAAAAGGAAAGATACTTTCTGATGGTTCTCTTAATCAATTGAGGAGTATGGTATCAAAGGAGCGAAGACTTATTGTTGAATTGGAGAATCGAGAGTTTGGCATTTCTGTTGAAGGAGCTCATCTTATAAAGTGGGAAGGAAATAGAGCATTTATAAATTTTAATCCTCAAACAATTTCACCTGCAAATCTAATTTCTACTATATCAAATACTTATGAAATAAAAGATATATTCATTGAAAATCCTCCTATAGAAGAAACAATTGCAAATTTATATGGAGAATTGAAAATATGA